From Neomonachus schauinslandi chromosome 4, ASM220157v2, whole genome shotgun sequence:
GAGGTTGTTCAGGGcagagatggtgtgtgtgtggggaggggtggagaccATTGAGGAGATAAACTGATAGGATTGGGTGGCTGATTGCATATAGGGCTGCTGAGGAGGATAGTCTGGTGTGAGGCTTGTGCTCAGACAACTGAGCTTCTGGAAGAAGCAGTTCTGGGCCAAGTCACACAGGTTGATTCACAGCCAAACAAGGCAGGAAAAAGCCCTTTTGGATCTGGAACCCACTCACCACCAAAACCTCCAGTCTGCCAGGACTGAAACACATCTAACTGTGgtagtttaaaaatatgtctaaaaGTTTTTGATATTCCTCCCTTCAAGAGGGGTCACCAGAGACCCTAACTTAGAACCAAACAGCTATACTGTCGCTAGATTCCTGATCCTCAGAAACTGTACCAGATGTTTACTGTTTTCGATTTGCTAAGTTTTGTGACAACTTGTTAGGCTGCAATAAATAATACACCAGCTATCTGTGATGACCAAATTTCTACCCTCTGAGACCTCCCAGCCCGTCCACTGCCTCAGGAAACGACACTTCTACCCCTATTTCCCTGACAGGAATATCATCAGACAGCACTCAGACTCGAGTCCTCCCGAAGCCCCTCGTCCTTCTTGCCGAGGTCTGCCGACGCCTGTTACCCCGGGCAGGGAGGAGGCACCCTGGTCTGTAGTGCTGTATGGTGGGAGGTCTGCCCTGGGGCCAAAGGGGCAAGGTAGATTGTGGGAGGGGgctccctctctgccctctcccctgccgCGCTCAGTCAGGCCACCAAGTGCGCGGGCTCTTCCCGTTTCTGAAATCCCTCCACATTGTCAGCCTCACCCGCCCCCAGCCCGTCCGGCCCTCGTCCCAAGACAGCGAAGGATCTTTGAAACACACATCTGAGTAGGACCCCATCACTCTTCGGATGAACGTCTCTTCCCCTTACGCTCAAAATCAAAGCTGAGAGCAGGTATCCTTCGGCGCCTGCATGACCGGATCTCGCCCAACTCTCCGACCTCGCCTTGCACCGCGACCCCTGTCCCCGGCCTCCTTCCCGCTAACCGACCAGTCCCGCCGGCCCGCCACGGGTCTTTGCTGCACCGGAGGTCTTTGCTGACCACTCGCCGTCCCGTTTCGGCCGCTATTCACGACGCTTCTCTGTGACGGCTTTTCTCTCCCCACTAGGTGAGCTTTGAGAGAATTCCCTCGTTTGGGGATTGTCCTTCCATCCAGAGCGGGGCCTGCCCACTGCGCCGTCCGCGCCCAGCGGAACTCGGCGCCGCAGACGCGTTTCCGGAGGAGGGAATTTGGCGTCGGACCTCAGGCCCTACGTAATCTCCGGCGGCGACGGCGGCGCATGGCGGTGAGCTGAGCCGAGAAATCGTGGGGATGCCAGGGTCTTGGGCAGTTCGGTGCCCCCCCGTGACCCCTTGCTGCCCCCCCCTTTCTCCAGGCCCTAGGACATCCTGCTCGGGAGAAATCAGCGACCGAAGGCCCAGGTACCGCCCGCGCGCCCCGCAGCCCCCGGCCCCCTGGATCGCTTCCCAACGCCCCGAGTCCTTCCGCCATCAGGCCCTCTCCGGTCGGTCTCTGCTTAGGGCTCTCCACGTGCAGTGACACCGCCCCCGGGGAGCACCCCGAACGCCGCGGAGGCGCCGCAGCCTCCaagaagcaaaagaagaagaaaatccgGAATGGGGCCTCTGTGGCGAATGGAGGCGGGAAGGTCTCAGAAAAGCCGGCCTCAGAGGAAGCGCCCCTAAGCGCGGAGGCTCAGGCAAGGCGGGCCTCGGTCGGGAAGGGTGGCGATCCCCGATGCATCCCGGGTGTGAGTGCGTTGGCCGGTGCGTGTGGTCTCGGAGTTTCGGCGTtaaggcagggagagggatgggacgggagggtgggaggggtccCTGTGAGATGGGGCTGGAGGCCGCGGGGTCCTGCTGCCGTCTCATAGCCACTCTCCCCAATTCATCACAGGCGGAGCAGCTGGCCCGGGAACTGGCGTGGTGTGTGGAACAGCTGGAGCTGGGCCTCAAGATGCAGAGACCCAGTCCGAAACAGAGTGAGGAGCCTTTCTGTCGAGTTGGGGGGGAGGAGCCCTGCGATGGTGCTGCTATGGCCTGCGGGTGGTGCCACGGGATGGAGTTGTCATTGCTGTAGGACGGCAGGAGGTGAGGACAGAGGTTACtagtcatttgtttttattttcagaagagCAGGCTATTGGGGCAATCCGAACCCTTCGCAGCGAAAGAACCCCCCTGCCCCGGAAGAGGCAGCTGATGCATTCCTTGTTTGGGGACTACAGGGCTCAGATGGAAGCTGAGCGGTGCGAGGCCCTTCGGGGACTCAGAACTGGTGAGGAGTTGATTCCAGGGGGTAGGGAGGAAGAGCCCAGGGAGTGACAGGAAGAAGCCCAGAGTAACAGGGCTggcgggggcgggcagggggaggACACCGACTCACGGAGGcctgggagagcagggagagaagaagctggggctgttttagagagagagagagagagagacagacagcgcttggtggggaggggcagtgggagagagagaatctcaagctgactccccgatGAGAGCAGAGCCTTGTGCTCTATGGGGGACTGGATCTCctgacccttagatcatgacctgagctgaaatcaagagttggaagcttaactgaggcacccaggtgctcctgtctCTAAGCGGAGTTTGATGATAATACCTTCCCTAAAATTTTGAGGAGTGCATCAGTTTTCTGTCCCAAGGGGTTAGAGTTGAATGGGCGCAGGTAATGTTAGCTGTTCTGTTCTGACACcgtctgtcccctcccccacagcagcCCGCACAGCACAAGTGCAGCCTGTAGGTGAGGCCACCAGAAAGAAGAGTGGAAGGGTCTGCAGGCCTCGCCAGGCGGGGGTAGCCAAGGCCACCCTGGACACTCCTGATAAAGACTTTAGGTTCAATTTCTTTTAGCTTGTCTTCCATCCTGGAACACTTCCCCTGCCCAGGTAGTGTGGGGGTTTGTCTTGAGTGCAGAGCCTTTCCAGGAATGCTCTGTCAGACAGATGTGGGGTTGTTCTGTCCATGGCTGGTCATTCGATCTGGTGCCATGGCCGTGGGACCCATGTGAGACCAGCCTATTGGGTACTGTCAGATAAGTACAAGACCCATTTGTAGATTTTCAGATGAAATGTTCTTCCTTTCAGAAGAAGGAGGTCCGTTTGAAAAAGCTTCTACAATAACCTGAAGTGAGTGTTCAGCATGTTGTAGAAAGAATGTTTTACTCAGTCTTTAGGCTGAGATTAAGCAGCTGTTTGTAGTAAGGACTACTGAGGAAGCTATATAACTGTATACTGGTGCTCCAATGCCCTGTCAAATGGTGTAGTGCTTTATGTCATAATGTCACGTTGcactaataaaactatttttggtAAAAATGGATTAGTGAATCCATGTGAGTGCTAACCCATCTGAGTACAGATGAGGCAGGCGTCTGGCATGGTTGGGTTCCAGGCTCACCACAACTCTTGGTCCTTAGTATTGCCCTCATTCCTGAGCATATGTCATCCTCAGGGAGCCATTGTGGCTCCCAGAAGTCCAGGCTTTGTTCTTAGGAGCAGAGAGCTTGTCCTCACAATCCTGGCTGAAGACCGGGGCTGAGCCTCAGTAGATGACCTCTCCAGACCTTGGCTGCTCCAAGTGATAGACCCAGAACTTTTCTTGCATCGAATCGGGGTGGCTTAATGCAGTTGTGATGCCATCTTTGCTGGTGTCTCCCAAGCTTGCATCCCAGACTAGATAGATAACCTGGAGCCCAGCTGCCTACCCAGCATTTCTCCTTTGATGTTTCATGGGCATTTCAAACTTGACGTGTCCAAAACATTTGATTGGCCCCTAAATCTCCCTTTGTCTTCTGCTTTTGAGTGAATGGCCCTACTGCCCACCTAGTTGATTAGGCCAAACACCTGTGTCAtcctttcttgctttccttctccCATACAAGTGTTCAGTACTTTAGCTGGTATGTGAGTTCTGTCTTCAAGCTAAATCTCTGATCTTTTGTGCTTTCTCTTCATTGCTTGGCATTCTAGTCCTGGCCCTGGCTCTTCCCCTGACTGCTGTGTGAGCCTCCCGGTTAGTGTCAATACATCGCTTTTGCCTCTTGTGTGTTCAGTGCAGCCAGTGGTCCTCCATGTATATCGATTGGGTCCTGTTTCTCTAATCTAGTGACTTTATTGTACCTAGGATACAATGCGAAGGCTGGTGGACAAGGTCCCACTTAGGGCCTGCACACATTTAGGCTCCTGACCACCTCTCTGATGTGGCCCCCTTTTCTTGTTCCCACCTTGCTGGCTTCTTGTCTGCTCCTGAGATAACCAACTCAGTCCTGCCTCAACGGTTTC
This genomic window contains:
- the C4H8orf33 gene encoding UPF0488 protein C8orf33 homolog isoform X1, with translation MAALGHPAREKSATEGPGTARAPRSPRPPGSLPNAPSPSAIRPSPVGLCLGLSTCSDTAPGEHPERRGGAAASKKQKKKKIRNGASVANGGGKVSEKPASEEAPLSAEAQAEQLARELAWCVEQLELGLKMQRPSPKQKEQAIGAIRTLRSERTPLPRKRQLMHSLFGDYRAQMEAERCEALRGLRTAARTAQVQPVGEATRKKSGRVCRPRQAGVAKATLDTPDKDFRFNFF
- the C4H8orf33 gene encoding UPF0488 protein C8orf33 homolog isoform X2 — protein: MAALGHPAREKSATEGPGLSTCSDTAPGEHPERRGGAAASKKQKKKKIRNGASVANGGGKVSEKPASEEAPLSAEAQAEQLARELAWCVEQLELGLKMQRPSPKQKEQAIGAIRTLRSERTPLPRKRQLMHSLFGDYRAQMEAERCEALRGLRTAARTAQVQPVGEATRKKSGRVCRPRQAGVAKATLDTPDKDFRFNFF